One Gossypium raimondii isolate GPD5lz chromosome 3, ASM2569854v1, whole genome shotgun sequence genomic window carries:
- the LOC105796941 gene encoding boron transporter 1 has product MEESFVPFRGIKNDLEGRLKCYKQDWTSGLRAGFRILAPTTYIFFASAIPVISFGEQLERETDGILTAVQTLASTALCGIIHSIIGGQPLLILGVAEPTVIMYTFMFNFAKNRLDLGSELFLAWTAWVCVWTAILLFLLAILGACSIINRFTRLAGELFGLLIAMLFMQEAIKGLVDEFRIPERENPKLLEFQPSWRFANGMFALVLSFGLLFTALRSRKARSWRYGSGSLRGFIADYGVPLMILVWTAVSYIPAGSTPKGIPRRLFSPNPWSPGAYENWTVMKDMLKVPVLYIIGAFIPATMLAVLYYFDHSVASQLAQQKEFNLRKPPSFHYDLLLLGFLTILCGLIGVPPANGVIPQSPMHTKSLATLKHQLLRNRIVETARKCMHNNASLGQVYDSMQEAYQQMQSPLVYQEPSARGLKELKESTIQMASTMGIIDAPVDETVFDVEKEIDDLLPIEVKEQRLSNLLQATMVGGCLAAMPFIKKIPTSVLWGYFAFMAIESLPGNQFWERILLLFTAPSRRYKVLEEYHATFVETVPFKTIAVFTIFQTAYLLVCFGMTWIPLAGVLFPLMIMLLVPVRQYILPKFFKGVHLQDLDAAEYEESPAVPFSLVTEGELIRTASFADDGEILDGMFTRSKGEIRRISSLKVTSATATPSKEFKGTEIESPCFSEQGYSPRVNELRAGRRSPRNVGRGPFSPRTSEVRPSNLGKSG; this is encoded by the exons ATGGAAGAGAGTTTTGTACCATTTCGTGGAATCAAGAATGACCTTGAAGGGAGACTCAAGTGCTACAAGCAAGACTGGACCAGTGGTCTCAGGGCAGGCTTCAG GATTTTGGCTCCCACCACGTATATATTTTTTGCATCTGCAATTCCAGTTATTTCATTTGGAGAACAGTTGGAAAGAGAAACCG ATGGGATTCTCACAGCAGTTCAAACATTGGCCTCCACTGCACTATGTGGAATAATACACTCTATTATAGGAGGTCAGCCATTGCTGATCCTTGGAGTTGCAGAGCCAACTGTAATTATGTACACATTTATGTTCAATTTTGCCAAAAATAGGCTAGATTTGGGATCAGAGCTCTTTCTTGCATGGACTGCATG GGTGTGTGTGTGGACTGCAATCTTGCTGTTCCTACTGGCTATCTTAGGAGCTTGCTCCATTATCAACAGATTTACACGTCTTGCTGGGGAGTTGTTTGGCCTTCTTATTGCAATGCTCTTCATGCAGGAAGCTATTAAG GGACTTGTTGATGAGTTTCGCATACCTGAAAGAGAAAATCCAAAGTTGCTAGAGTTTCAACCTTCATGGAGATTTGCAAATGGAATGTTTGCTTTGGTTTTGTCCTTTGGCCTTCTGTTTACTGCATTAAGAAGCCGAAAAGCACGATCTTGGAGATATGGATCTG GATCTTTGCGAGGCTTCATAGCAGACTATGGTGTGCCATTAATGATTCTGGTATGGACGGCTGTTTCTTATATACCAGCAGGAAGTACTCCAAAAGGGATTCCAAGGCGGCTTTTCAGTCCTAATCCATGGTCCCCAGGTGCATACGAAAATTGGACCGTCATGAAG GACATGTTAAAGGTTCCAGTGCTCTATATAATTGGAGCTTTCATTCCAGCAACAATGCTTGCCGTCCTGTATTATTTTGATCACAGTGTAGCTTCGCAACTAGCTCAGCAGAAAGAATTCAATTTGAGGAAGCCACCTTCTTTCCATTATGATTTACTTCTTCTGGGATTCTTG ACGATATTATGTGGTCTTATTGGCGTCCCTCCGGCAAATGGTGTCATTCCACAATCTCCAATGCATACTAAAAGCTTAGCTACATTGAAGCACCAG TTGCTTCGAAACAGAATAGTAGAAACAGCCCGCAAATGTATGCATAATAATGCAAGCTTAGGACAAGTGTATGATAGCATGCAAGAAGCCTATCAACAAATGCAGAGTCCACTGGTTTACCAAGAACCTTCTGCTCGG GGATTAAAGGAACTGAAAGAATCAACAATTCAAATGGCTTCAACCATGGGAATTATTGATGCCCCAGTTGATGAGACAGTATTTGATGTTGAGAAGGAAATTGATGATCTGCTGCCTATTGAGGTAAAAGAACAGCGGCTAAGTAACTTGCTTCAAGCTACAATGGTTGGAGGATGTCTTGCAGCAATGCCTTTCATTAAAAAGATCCCAACTTCTGTGCTTTGGGGCTACTTTGCATTCATGGCCATTGAAAGCTTGCCAGGGAACCAGTTCTGGGAGCGAATATTGTTGCTCTTCACGGCACCAAGTAGACGATACAA AGTACTGGAGGAGTACCATGCCACCTTTGTGGAAACTGTACCTTTCAAGACAATTGCAGTATTTACAATTTTCCAAACTGCTTACTTGTTAGTTTGTTTTGGTATGACGTGGATCCCACTTGCCGGGGTCCTTTTCCCATTAATGATCATGCTTTTGGTTCCTGTGAGACAATACATTTTGCCCAAGTTTTTCAAAGGGGTACACCTTCAAGATTTAGATGCTGCGGAGTATGAAGAGTCACCAGCTGTTCCATTCAGCCTTGTAACT GAAGGGGAGCTGATTAGAACCGCTTCATTTGCCGATGATGGAGAGATTTTAGATGGAATGTTTACACGAAGCAAGGGCGAGATCAGACGCATAAGCAGCCTAAAGGTGACAAGCGCCACTGCTACACCATCCAAAGAATTTAAGGGCACTGAGATCGAGAGTCCATGTTTCTCGGAACAAGGGTACAGCCCTAGAGTAAACGAACTGAGGGCAGGCCGAAGAAGTCCTCGGAATGTTGGAAGAGGCCCATTCAGTCCAAGAACAAGTGAAGTCAGACCGTCGAATCTAGGAAAAAGTGGTTAG
- the LOC105796942 gene encoding uncharacterized protein LOC105796942 → MLLSTSRRYSYLIFPLFAFHCRNLHCTNWQRSSSSSLEVIPDNQNHLRRITCSKTKLQVDRNHGSIRNCDSDSSERNIVILESDVFATKTTKDASTPCKNA, encoded by the exons ATGCTTCTCAGCACTAGTCGCAGGTATTCATATTTGATCTTCCCCCTTTTCGCCTTTCATTGTCGAAATCTGCACTGCACCAATTGGCAACGAAGTTCATCTTCCTCTCTTGAAg TTATTCCTGATAACCAGAATCATTTGAGGAGGATAACATGCAGTAAAACTAAATTGCAAGTGGATAGAAACCACGGATCAATCAGGAACTGCGATTCAGATTCATCTGAAAGAAACATTGTTATCCTGGAGAGCGATGTGTTTGCAACAAAAACTACAAAAGATGCCTCTACACCAT GCAAGAATGCATAG
- the LOC105796940 gene encoding uncharacterized protein LOC105796940, which translates to MPSLQTALPPELANNVIRLYRECLRRAKYIGHKQHNTALVVDMVRQQFKKHMHETDPEKIQKLKDDAARGLINHILYESEKLSGRKFSNSS; encoded by the exons atgccGTCTTTACAAACAGCACTGCCCCCTGAGCTTGCTAACAACGTTATCAGA CTTTACCGGGAGTGTCTTCGAAGAGCTAAATATATAGGCCATAAG CAACATAATACTGCATTGGTTGTTGATATGGTGAGACAGCAGTTCAAAAAGCATATGCATGAGACGGATCCAGAGAAGATTCAGAAGCTGAAGGATGA TGCTGCAAGGGGACTAATTAACCACATACTCTATGAGTCTGAGAAGCTATCTGGACGAAAATTCAGCAATAGCTCTTGA